The following proteins are co-located in the Spea bombifrons isolate aSpeBom1 chromosome 3, aSpeBom1.2.pri, whole genome shotgun sequence genome:
- the ADGRF3 gene encoding adhesion G-protein coupled receptor F3, giving the protein MTKCRATPSCSVPMGIDSYCMCAQGSAWSMVYCEEPPPNPGSISLLSSHVGVGGDVHLLFSSSEEVTNIQWFLVNVIQKQTRELHNGTKTTIVTTGAGSVLSIREISRSWEGVYVCRYRYQNLLWQSIFTFHLPLQPGEIRTNPASLTLWRDDPDFGGVTLECCILDDGEFYNVVWEPHSTPADIEVRHGEVCFSLSLDVAPESDTRYRCVFQDSANRSVAVGVPVAVIQVTDVFCPVEYGYNAVWNVTKVGQVQEIPCPRGKRGRVTRRCLKDGEWEAPQAQCVDAALLALLGQIQRLRAGLGIPEEEIPGKIQTLRNYTLRLEKSVHSFWEVVTLVEAIRGISLAATENHVKINSSTMADFATACSQVLDLESQSAWADAFIRFPSLGAVFMQSVENMTKSLEPNGRSLNLILPNVQMKVLALSNLSASDYNLTFYANPAVEVYIKNATLQRLLDLGNLTAASVVLRKLAPFLPGHYGEGLEDSSYVTKSNILINAIVTQNGSMRQADVDLVFAQDYGVNDTRTGFGRCVFWDYTSFGGVGGWSTEGCLSFPEDNDTLCRCDRLASFSILMSASEAPEDFSLKFISYFGVVTSVVCLVICLVIYAVEWKSMVTNEISFYHQMAMANVASSLLIADVWFLASSFMEKNHTNSLCISAAFFQHLFHLAIFFWTLFQGLVLLHQLVFVFQQPSRLAASAIMAATGYLCPLVIAVVTLAIYYPMKSYIEDGACFLNGDNGAIHAFSIPVLCVVVVNIFIATLAVWKLLRSAVPEGPDGEDKEALMSIFKALIVLTIDFGLTWLLGIITMVMDVDVVFHYLFHVTSFQGLFILLLGCLTDKKIRDVLSEGCLKLRARCPALPSLNVCGRDSYSMDQGSEEQSLEIYKPTESGVSGDG; this is encoded by the exons ATGACCAAGTGCCGAGCGACCCCGTCGTGCAGCGTCCCGATGGGAATCGACTCCTACTGCATGTGCGCTCAGGGGTCCGCGTGGAGCATGGTCTACTGCGAAGAGCCACCCCCCA ACCCCGGCAGCATATCGCTGTTATCGAGCCACGTCGGCGTGGGGGGGGACGTCCATCTGCTGTTCAGCTCCTCCGAAGAAGTCACCAACATTCAGTGGTTTTTGGTAAATGTGATTCAGAAACAGACGAGGGAACTTCATAACGGCACGAAGACCACCATAGTGACGACCGGCGCGGGCTCCGTCCTCAGCATACGGGAGATATCCAGGAGCTGGGAAG GTGTATACGTGTGCAGATACAGGTATCAGAATTTACTGTGGCAGTCGATCTTCACGTTCCACCtgccgctgcagccgggagagATCCGGACGAACCCCGCGTCGCTGACTCTTTGGAGAGATGACCCTGATTTCGGGGGGGTTACCCTGGAATGCTGCATCCTGGATGACGGGGAGTTTTATAACGTGGTCTGGGAGCCCCACAGCACCCCCGCAG ACATCGAGGTGAGGCACGGCGAGGTTTGCTTCTCGCTCTCTCTAGACGTCGCTCCGGAGAGTGATACTCGCTACCGCTGCGTCTTCCAGGACAGCGCCAATCGCTCTGTGGCCGTCGGCGTCCCCGTGGCGGTCATACAAG TCACAGATGTATTCTGCCCCGTTGAATATGGTTATAACGCCGTATGGAATGTCACCAAGGTGGGGCAAGTGCAGGAGATTCCCTGCCCGCGGGGTAAAAGAGGCAGGGTAACCCGGAGGTGTTTGAAAGACGGGGAGTGGGAAGCCCCACAAGCCCAATGCGTGGACGCCGCCCTGCTGGCCCTGCTGGGGCAGATACAG CGGCTCCGGGCCGGGCTGGGAATCCCGGAAGAGGAGATTCCCGGGAAGATTCAGACGTTGAGAAACTACACTCTGCGGCTGGAGAAATCCGTCCATTCCTTCTGGGAGGTCGTGACCTTGGTGGAGGCGATACGGGGCATCTCGCTGGCAGCCACCGAAAACCACGTGAAGATTAACAGCAGCACCATGGCG GACTTTGCGACCGCGTGCAGTCAGGTTTTGGACCTGGAATCCCAGTCCGCGTGGGCCGATGCATTCATTCGCTTCCCTTCGTTGGGGGCCGTGTTCATGCAATCTGTAGAGAACATGACTAAGAGTCTAGAACCCAACGGGAGAAGTCTCAACCTCATCCTGCCCAACGTTCAGATGAAGGTTCTGGCGCTCAGCAACCTGTCAGCGAGCGACTACAACCTGACGTTCTACGCAAACCCCGCGGTGGAGGTGTACATCAAGAACGCCACGTTACAGAGGCTCCTGGACCTCGGCAACCTCACGGCGGCCAGCGTGGTGCTTAGAAAACTGGCGCCGTTTCTTCCAGGTCATTACGGCGAAGGCCTAGAGGACTCCAGTTACGTCACTAAAAGCAATATCCTCATCAACGCGATTGTAACACAGAACGGCAGCATGAGACAGGCTGATGTGGATTTGGTTTTTGCCCAGGACTACGGGGTAAATGACACGAGGACCGGCTTTGGTCGGTGTGTGTTTTGGGATTATACGTCCTTTGGAGGCGTCGGGGGATGGTCCACCGAGGGATGTCTCTCTTTCCCCGAAGATAATGACACTTTATGCCGTTGCGACCGTCTGGCTTCCTTCTCGATTCTGATGTCTGCCTCCGAGGCCCCCGAGGATTTCTCCCTGAAATTTATCAGTTACTTTGGTGTTGTGACATCCGTCGTGTGTCTCGTTATCTGCCTCGTCATATATGCGGTGGAGTGGAAATCAATGGTCACCAATGAAATTTCCTTCTACCACCAAATGGCTATGGCCAACGTGGCCTCGTCTCTGCTCATCGCTGACGTGTGGTTCCTGGCCTCGTCCTTCATGGAGAAGAATCACACCAACTCACTCTGCATATCCGCGGCCTTCTTCCAACATCTATTCCATTTGGCGATCTTCTTCTGGACGCTCTTCCAAGGCCTTGTTCTTCTTCATCAACTCGTCTTCGTCTTTCAACAGCCCAGCAGACTGGCTGCCTCAGCCATCATGGCGGCCACCGGATACCTCTGTCCGCTTGTAATTGCCGTAGTGACTCTTGCTATATATTATCCCATGAAGTCGTACATCGAGGACGGAGCCTGCTTTCTCAACGGAGACAACGGAGCCATACATGCCTTCTCGATACCCGTACTCTGTGTTGTTGTGGTGAACATCTTCATAGCGACGCTCGCGGTCTGGAAATTACTGCGATCCGCGGTCCCCGAAGGACCCGACGGGGAAGACAAAGAGGCGTTGATGTCAATCTTTAAAGCACTCATCGTCCTCACAATCGACTTCGGCCTGACCTGGTTGCTTGGAATAATAACCATGGTCATGGATGTGGACGTTGTCTTCCATTATCTATTTCACGTGACTTCATTTCAG GGGCTGTTTATCCTTCTACTCGGATGTCTCACGGACAAGAAG ATAAGAGACGTGCTTTCCGAAGGGTGCCTGAAGCTTCGCGCCCGGTGTCCGGCTCTCCCATCCTTAAACGTCTGCGGAAGAGACTCATACTCCATG GACCAGGGGAGCGAGGAACAGTCTTTAGAAATCTACAAGCCGACGGAGAGCGGCGTGTCGGGCGACGGGTAA
- the LOC128484228 gene encoding adhesion G-protein coupled receptor F3-like produces the protein MWEQLWAPILCSKRLGQIRPGGQQLRSSSKGANHKCKSNKQAKVVNREDLETLRRSPSREDGPVCDGHQSTHRGDSEGSSGPTRTRVFDEAGSVTSSSPKTFYIKTGTSAGRGPETSGDYSPNSTKWHQLEQWLSLSSWNSSADLGTGIIPDLQEYADAKSPFGFHKDEVSLILYILGNITEKAVQSNQSFGVATVLDILYIANQLLNVSSWKPAASTNTALGPHVLQFFESILGAMEETNQTFSVSYENIEFHCLSRPCSSMRNQTALGLPTNVSVSLHEEDSEHDFHASCLVNIMSLSYRGLSMDFPGEYAHNEDPSISFELESRILTNSMLFDKKSYHSAHVNMSFLCDSRDCHPAAICVFWNFSLGKWSSEGCSTEIVDGVANCFCHHLTSFSVLISKFLPQGLLNSSVLDYITKIGLIISIISLVLCISLQAYLLRVTLNLVAYYRHLAILNVSTFLLLSNISFVAATYITPKDYLRLCIALTFCTHFSLLAFFCWTLVQSFFLFCRLVFVFHHITKREFMTLSTVLGYVFPALISMGTFLYYTPTDEYRRETVCWLQSDSGASQAFTIPTIIVLSGNFLVLIVVIRKLLRPSISEGSGEDEEVVKKLVKAVVFCTPQFGLTWAIGIPLLTDSNSLVLHYMFVLLNPLQGFFIFLFSCLLDKKIMDLVKKRFSKNSAFSSTATTLSSY, from the exons ATGTGGGAGCAGCTGTGGGCCCCCATTTTGTGTTCCAAAAGACTAGGTCAAATCAGGCCAGGAGGTCAGCAACTGAGGTCAAGCAGCAAAGGGGCAAACCACAAGTGCAAGTCCAATAAACAGGCCAAGGTTGTAAACAG GGAGGACCTGGAGACGCTGAGGCGTAGCCCCTCGCGGGAGGACGGCCCGGTGTGCGATGGGCACCAGAGCACCCACCGCGGGG ATAGTGAGGGGAGCTCAGGACCCACGCGCACTCGGG TTTTTGACGAAGCGGGTTCAGTGACGTCGAGCTCCCCGAAGACGTTTTATATTAAGACAG GGACTTCAGCAGGTCGGGGTCCGGAGACCTCGGGGGATTATTCCCCAAACTCCACCAAGTGGCATCAGCTAGAGCAATGGCTGTCGCTGTCATCCTGG AACAGCTCAGCAGACCTGGGCACGGGGATCATCCCCGATTTGCAGGAATACGCGGACGCCAAGAGTCCTTTCGGCTTTCATAAGGATGAAGTGTCGTTAATCCTGTACATTCTGGGGAATATAACAGAAAAAGCCGTCCAGTCGAACCAGAGCTTCGGCGTGGCCACGGTGCTG GATATCCTATATATTGCCAACCAGCTGCTCAACGTGTCTTCGTGGAAGCCGGCAGCCAGCACAAACACCGCCCTTGGCCCCCACGTGCTCCAGTTCTTTGAAAGTATTTTGGGTGCGATGGAAGAAACTAACCAGACTTTCAGCGTCTCTTATGAGAACATCGAGTTTCACTGCCTCAGCAGGCCGTGCAGCAGCATGAGGAATCAGACCGCGCTGGGGCTTCCCACAAACGTCAGCGTTTCACTACACGAGGAAGACAGCGAGCACGACTTCCATGCTTCATGTTTGGTCAACATTATGTCCTTGTCCTACAGAGGTCTCAGCATGGACTTCCCAGGTGAATATGCCCACAATGAAGATCCAAGCATCTCCTTCGAACTGGAGAGCCGCATTCTGACAAACTCCATGCTATTTGACAAGAAGAGCTACCATTCAGCGCACGTCAACATGAGTTTCCTTTGTGACTCTAGAGATTGCCACCCGGCAGCCATATGCGTATTCTGGAACTTCTCTCTAGGAAAGTGGTCTTCCGAGGGGTGCAGCACAGAAATCGTCGACGGGGTGGCCAACTGCTTTTGTCATCACCTGACCTCCTTCTCTGTGTTAATTTCAAAATTCCTACCACAAGGTCTCCTAAACTCCTCTGTTCTCGATTACATCACAAAAATTGGTCTGATAATCTCCATCATCTcccttgttttgtgtatttcatTACAAGCCTATCTGCTTAGGGTTACTCTGAACCTCGTCGCCTACTACAGACACTTGGCCATACTCAACGTGTCTACATTCCTCCTTTTGAGTAACATCTCTTTCGTGGCAGCCACTTATATCACACCCAAGGATTATCTGAGGCTCTGCATCGCGCTGACCTTCTGCACACATTTTTCTCTGTTGGCTTTCTTCTGCTGGACCTTGGTGCAGAGCTTTTTTCTGTTCTGCCGTTTGGTCTTTGTCTTCCACCACATAACAAAGCGAGAATTCATGACCTTGTCCACCGTGCTGGGCTACGTGTTTCCAGCATTGATTTCCATGGGCACCTTCCTGTACTACACTCCAACCGATGAGTATCGGAGGGAGACTGTGTGTTGGCTACAAAGTGACTCAGGGGCTTCCCAGGCGTTTACAATCCCGACGATAATCGTCTTATCTGGAAATTTCCTGGTGCTGATCGTCGTGATCCGTAAACTTCTCAGACCGTCCATTTCTGAAGGCAGCGGCGAGGACGAGGAGGTTGTCAAGAAGCTGGTCAAAGCGGTTGTCTTCTGCACCCCCCAGTTTGGGTTGACTTGGGCCATTGGGATCCCACTTCTCACTGATTCAAACTCCCTGGTTTTACATTATATGTTTGTGCTGCTCAACCCCCTGCAG GGATTTTTCATCTTTCTCTTTAGTTGTCTTCTGGATAAAAAG ATCATGGATCTCGTGAAGAAGAGGTTTTCTAAAAACTCGGCTTTCAGCAGCACG GCCACAACACTCAGTTCATATTAA